One genomic region from Prevotella sp. Rep29 encodes:
- a CDS encoding DUF4348 domain-containing protein, with product MKKEVLRLLLWCVPVAVMLLSGCLDNRRSSTETQAADEQYGDTTATDSLESIFGDSPVAKAADELFDDFVFNFAANRKLQLARINFPLPVKENGKERKMGKTEWKMDYFFMKQGYYSLIFDDEKQIEVVNDTAVNHVVLEKIFLAKNLVRQYDFKRINGLWMLTRVEETALSQNQNASFLSFYKRFSTDDAFQTRSLHVPVSIVLPDPNDDFNTMTADLYPEQWVDFKPQILPRDVVYNIIYGQTYKSKAKKLFVIRGIANGLETKMSFRNVNGKWQLTKLVKL from the coding sequence ATGAAAAAAGAAGTATTAAGACTTTTGTTATGGTGTGTTCCTGTGGCTGTCATGTTGCTGTCGGGATGTTTGGACAACCGCCGTTCGTCAACAGAGACGCAGGCAGCGGACGAGCAGTATGGCGACACGACGGCAACCGATTCGCTGGAATCTATTTTTGGCGACTCGCCCGTGGCGAAGGCGGCGGACGAACTTTTCGATGATTTCGTCTTCAACTTTGCCGCCAACCGTAAGTTGCAGTTGGCGCGTATCAACTTCCCGCTGCCTGTCAAGGAGAACGGAAAGGAGCGGAAAATGGGGAAAACCGAGTGGAAGATGGATTATTTCTTCATGAAGCAAGGGTATTATTCCTTGATTTTCGATGATGAAAAACAGATAGAGGTAGTCAATGACACGGCTGTCAATCATGTCGTGTTGGAAAAGATATTTCTTGCGAAAAACCTCGTCCGGCAGTATGACTTCAAGCGAATCAACGGTTTGTGGATGCTGACGAGGGTGGAGGAGACGGCTCTTTCGCAGAATCAGAACGCATCATTCCTGTCTTTCTATAAGCGTTTTTCTACCGACGATGCGTTCCAGACGAGGAGTCTGCATGTGCCCGTATCTATTGTCTTGCCTGACCCTAACGACGATTTTAACACGATGACGGCTGACCTTTATCCCGAGCAGTGGGTGGATTTCAAACCGCAGATTCTCCCTCGCGATGTGGTGTATAACATCATTTACGGGCAGACGTATAAGAGTAAGGCAAAGAAGTTGTTCGTGATACGCGGTATTGCCAATGGCTTGGAGACAAAGATGAGTTTCAGGAACGTCAATGGGAAATGGCAGTTGACGAAGCTGGTAAAGTTATGA
- the murB gene encoding UDP-N-acetylmuramate dehydrogenase: MKDIRNYSLLRHNTFGIDACCRRYIEYSSVEELQQVIAMLSPADQPLFMMGSGSNILLTQDFEGTVLHSAIKGCEATVCGDTILLRCGSGEVWDDVVARCVANGWYGAENLSLIPGEVGASAVQNIGAYGVEVKDLIVKVEAIELATGKGVSFDNGECAYAYRQSRFKKEWKDKYAITHVTYRLSTTFTPHLDYGNIRTELENRHITAPTAKQLREVVISIRQSKLPDPQTEGNAGSFFMNPVVGREHFEELAARYPSMPFYEVDASHVKIPAGWLIEQCGWKGRSLGRAGVHSKQALVLVNRGGATGQEVLQLCETIIADVRNKFAIELHPEVYVI; encoded by the coding sequence ATGAAAGACATCCGCAATTATAGTCTTCTGCGACACAACACCTTTGGCATTGATGCCTGTTGTCGCCGTTACATCGAATACAGTTCGGTGGAGGAGTTGCAACAGGTGATTGCGATGCTGTCGCCTGCCGACCAGCCGCTCTTCATGATGGGCAGCGGGAGTAACATTCTGCTGACTCAGGATTTCGAGGGGACGGTTCTTCATTCAGCCATCAAGGGCTGCGAGGCGACTGTCTGTGGCGACACCATCTTGCTGCGCTGCGGCAGCGGCGAGGTGTGGGACGATGTGGTCGCGCGCTGTGTTGCCAATGGGTGGTATGGTGCGGAGAACCTGTCGCTCATACCTGGCGAAGTGGGTGCATCGGCAGTTCAGAATATCGGGGCGTATGGCGTGGAGGTGAAAGACCTGATAGTGAAGGTTGAAGCCATCGAACTTGCCACGGGAAAAGGCGTGAGCTTCGATAACGGAGAGTGTGCCTATGCCTATCGCCAAAGCCGTTTCAAGAAAGAATGGAAAGACAAGTATGCCATCACCCATGTGACCTATCGGTTGTCAACCACGTTTACCCCTCATCTGGATTATGGAAACATCCGGACGGAGTTGGAAAACAGGCACATCACAGCGCCCACAGCCAAGCAACTGAGGGAGGTTGTTATCAGTATTCGCCAGTCAAAACTTCCCGACCCGCAAACGGAAGGCAACGCCGGCAGCTTCTTCATGAATCCGGTCGTTGGTCGGGAGCATTTCGAGGAGTTGGCTGCCCGCTATCCGTCGATGCCTTTCTATGAGGTCGATGCGTCGCATGTTAAAATTCCTGCCGGATGGTTGATAGAACAATGTGGCTGGAAGGGGCGCTCTTTGGGGCGTGCAGGGGTTCATTCCAAGCAGGCTTTGGTGCTGGTGAATCGAGGCGGAGCAACGGGTCAGGAGGTCTTGCAGCTTTGCGAAACCATCATTGCCGACGTGCGGAATAAGTTTGCCATAGAACTTCATCCTGAGGTTTATGTAATTTAG